TGGAGTTCCCTAACCAAAGCATTAGAAAACGCTACACTGCTTCGCCAGCCTGGAAAACGACTATTCAACAAAACATAGTCAAAGGGATCCCATTGGATTGAGGCAGGCTCCTGAGATAATTTACTCTCATCGGTAAAATAGATAACTGAGCGATGGCTAAGATGTGGAGTTAGCTCATGGGTTGTTAACACTCCCCCTTTAGAAGCAACCTTAGAAATGGCCTGTCGAGTTGCCTGCCAAGTTTCTAAAGAGTTGAGATAGACGGATCCAAAAAAACCATATTTCCCCAAAACCAAAAAAGCCAATAGTGACCATGTTAAACCTATTTTTATAAAGCGGATTTTGAACGAAACTGTCCTCAGATTTTCGATGACTGCTAAGATTAAAAAGGGAATAATGGGCAGAACATAATGGTGAACTAGATCTCGATAGGCGGGATTGCTAGACAAGATATTAAGAATCAATGCAGGCAATGCCGGAAACAAGGGATCCCAATGTCGCCAAGAAAGGCCCCAAATTAAGGGCAAAATTAGCAAGAATACATAAAACAACGTGTCAACAGAAACCAGACGACTCACTATGAGCATTGGCTTAAAAAATAGGTTCTGAACGACCTCAACCACTGAGTTACCGAGATAACTATAGTGAGAGATGGCTGCCGGAGCACTACCACTAAATTGAGGAATAATCCAGAACACAGTAATGACAAACCACACCGATCCCAGCAGCACAGCCATCCAACCGACCATTTGACCTCTCTCTTGCCAGAAATCCTCAACTCGACGATGTTCCCAAATCAATATCCAGATCCCCAGGGCAATGACCGTCAAGGATAAGACAGCTTTGCAACTGAGGATCCCGACCAGGTATAGGCAGAACACTCGCACTTGGCCAGCTCGTACAGCCAATACGGCTGCCAACATCAGGGGAACAGCCAAGACCTCTGGATGAAAGTCAAAAAGGTTGGCGTTGAAAATGGCTGGATAAACCAAGTAAGCCCCTGCAATGAACAGAGCTTTCCTGTGACTTATAGTTGCTTGCAAGGCAAGGTGGTAGGTTGGTAGTGCCCCCAGAGCCAGTGCTAAGGCTTGGATCCCAAACAGCCAGTAGACAGAGGGAAAAATCCGATAAAGCAAGCTGATGGGATAAAGAATAAAGGCAGCATGATCTCCAAGTATATGAATACCTCGAATGGTGGAAAAAGGGAATTCTCCACGACTGATCAGATAAATAGATTGATCGAAAATGCCAAGATCATAGCCCCCAGACTGAAACAAGTGATGTCGAACTACACTACAACCAAAAAGGATGATGCAGGCGCAGGCTATCATCAGG
This is a stretch of genomic DNA from Synechococcus sp. Nb3U1. It encodes these proteins:
- a CDS encoding DUF2079 domain-containing protein, translated to MKDDSSKRSLNLMIACACIILFGCSVVRHHLFQSGGYDLGIFDQSIYLISRGEFPFSTIRGIHILGDHAAFILYPISLLYRIFPSVYWLFGIQALALALGALPTYHLALQATISHRKALFIAGAYLVYPAIFNANLFDFHPEVLAVPLMLAAVLAVRAGQVRVFCLYLVGILSCKAVLSLTVIALGIWILIWEHRRVEDFWQERGQMVGWMAVLLGSVWFVITVFWIIPQFSGSAPAAISHYSYLGNSVVEVVQNLFFKPMLIVSRLVSVDTLFYVFLLILPLIWGLSWRHWDPLFPALPALILNILSSNPAYRDLVHHYVLPIIPFLILAVIENLRTVSFKIRFIKIGLTWSLLAFLVLGKYGFFGSVYLNSLETWQATRQAISKVASKGGVLTTHELTPHLSHRSVIYFTDESKLSQEPASIQWDPFDYVLLNSRFPGWRSSVAFSNALVRELQREEQFQLLYRQDGVYLFSRLSR